In Amia ocellicauda isolate fAmiCal2 chromosome 3, fAmiCal2.hap1, whole genome shotgun sequence, the DNA window GTAAACTAAGGCTGAGATTGAGCTATGCTGGCATAGTGGAATATTTCcagagtgtgtatatatatatatatatatatattttttttttaaccaattaaAACTGGTGGTACGATActtaacataaaaaatacaaattgtataAAGCTACTTTCACAACATGGTCTGTAACCAAAAAGTGTTGCCAATAGGGTTTATTTACAGTCATAAATAAGTATCACATAATGGAGAGACATTTGTGTTCAATAATAATTTCCGGGTGAGTCTCAAttttttcttatgttttcttttcaggGTGGACTATGTTGATGCTCTTGGTAGATCCAGGAGATGCTTGAAGAAAGATTTGCCAGGATTTCTGAAAATGGACAAAGAGTTGCATGGCAAGAGGTAGAGAACTGAGCTCTGCTGAGGCACCCTCCCAGTGTGATCCTCCAGAGACCTTATGTTGTGCAAGCCACAGTTCTGTGGAAGAGTAGCTGACCCTGCTATTGtgcataaaataatacaatggcACCCTCTAGTGTCcaaagttttcttgtttttgaagCTCATCTTATTTGTATGGTGCTGATCTTCTCCATGTCTTGATTATAAAATGATAAACCTTCCCACTGACATTAGGTCCCCTTCAGATTAAACAGTTTGCATTTACAGTGATTGGACCTTTTCAGAGAGGGTGTAATTATAACTGAATCCACAACTGATGGTCATTGGTTTGCGGCTCTGCAGGGGGGAGACAGTGGGAAAGACGCTGCTATCGGAGGACATGCGCCGTGAGCTGCAGCGGCAggagtgggagagggaggaggaggaggccatGAAGAAGCCTGTCGGCCCGCTGCATTATGAAGACATCCGGGAAAGAGGTAAAAATGGAGAATGGATACATGGataaatggatggatagacAAACTAACAGTAACATTAAATGTGTGATAAGCCTGTGCAATTGTAATGTATGTCTTTGTGGGGTGTGCTCATGTGCAGAGGCCCGGGATCTTGGTGTGGGTTACTTTGCCTTTGCGCAAGACGAGGCTCTCCGACAAAAGCAAAGGGATACTCTGGACATGCTGAGAGACCAGGTGCGTTATTTTTGACACTAATTCAAAGTGCGCTCGGTTTAGTTTGAAAATCCAAACCAAAATCAGTTGgtcattttgcattttttggGTTCATTTGAAACAAGATGGAAggaatacatatattaaatatttctcACCGGTTCCTTGTGTATGCGCTTTCTAcattatatattctatatattaaatgcatattattacatttgaaTATGTTGTAACGTACTTTTAATTTCAACAGTATTAGCACTTGAAGAGCAACAAAGCATGTCTCATGAAGCAAGATATAAGGacttgtgtgttgttttgcagACCATGGGTCAGAGAACCAAGCGAGAGCAGTTAAAAGACAAACGGAAGGCCTTGTTGGAAGCCCGACTAGCAAAGGTGCGTCAGAGGAAGATGAAGAAGATGAAGCTAGATGGGACAGAAGAAGAGGTGGCAGCAGAAGATAAAGAAGGTAACTATTGCTAGTTTCTGTATTGCCAACACTGATGTGTGGTGTTCAGAGCTTTTGGTATAAAGATAACCATTATCTACATAATAAGTCTTACTTTATACCATATTTAATTGATGGATAACTGACAATGTGCAAATGTACTTTTCATTCCCAGAAATGACCTGAATAAAATGGGTATGAAAATAAGATCTTAATGTACACCAGGAAAGGCTACCTTGAAGTGAACATTTATTaaggtgttattttatttgtcttgtTCTTGACATCAGTGCATCTAGACTTTTTCCAGCAGGCTGGAACGTCCCTGGGCCTTCGGATAACTGAAGGCTATTATAAGGCAGTTGTATCCCCTATATATCCTTGTATTTCTCATGCAGAGAAATTCAGGTTTATACCTGCTGCTGAACAGTTTCTCAAGTCTTCCTTATGGACACGACTTTGGTTTTTAAATCTTCCCCAGTTGTATGTGTATTGTTGTGAGAGGCATGtactgaatacacacacacatagtgtTACAATTGAAGGCTAACTATGTGCTCTGGGGCTGTTtgtcagtggaagaagaagAGACCATTGGGCCTGTGCCTGTGCCGGAGCCGCACTCTGAGGAGCTGATCCCTGTGTCTACCAGGAagaaggtggaggtggaggtccAGCAGAGGAAGGACACTAAGGCTGGGGTACCCCACGTGCGCGAGTGGGATAGAGGGAAAGGTAGGGGACATTGCTTCACACACCAGTGTTTGTGCCTCTGGTACAACATTAATGCCAAGAGATACAGGGGCATCAATTAGACAATGTTGTGAAAGACCCTTTGTTATCAAGGGGTGTCTAAATATCCATGCACTTTGCCTATGGTAACATTTTAGACAAAATAGTTTAGACTAGTGGTTTTGATCGACAAGAAAATAGGGGAAAATGTGTTGGAACAGAACATTGCATTACATGGTATCCTGCTTTAcatatgtttgttttatgatGGTTTTTGTACTAGTTCCAATGCTTGATTTGTTTTCAGTGATCACTGTTTTAGCAATTAGAACAAACCAGTGTCATGTAGACAGGAATTAAGAACAGTTCAACTTTTAGCTGAAGACATTACTTTGTTCATTcacaattaatacatttcagtgttttttttatatataatctgtTCCAGAGTTCACCTTTGGTCAGTGGTCTAGCAGGCGAAGGGAGGAGCGCGAGGAAGAATTTGCACCTCCTACTGAGTACTTCAACGACTATAAGAAACCCAGCCTGGGGCTGAACTGGAACAAAAGCAagcagaaatatatttttcaagggTCAGAGAGGCAGAATTCTGGAAGCAGTGGCCAATTCAGTCCTGCAGCTCAATCACAATCACAGACACAGTCCCAGACTCCTCCCCAGCAACAGAGTCTTGATGACTTGCTGGCTTTTTACAAACAGTCATCTTGAGCAGTCAGTCCGTGCCGCTCTACAGAAGATGCAGGAGGAACAGCTGGCTCCCGGCAGCTGCCTCGTCTGACTCCCACAGTGCAGTGCAATTCTAAGTTGTCACCCACAGAGTAGGCAAGGCACATCACCAATGttaatgtttttagttttttgtgctGCCCTAGATGTACTTTCAGCAGGTTTGTGTATTTACCAAGGTTTCTGATGTTTTATATAAGATGCTAAAAGGAATTGTATCGATCATATTTGGCAATGTTTGCCTGTTTCTACAGATTTCACTGCATTAGGgacaaagtgattgtattaCATAAATGGGTTACCTGCTGAATTCTTGTTTGAATTAAATCATTATCAGAACCATCACTTTTTCTTAATCCTTTTGGCTGCACTTCAGTTTGAATAACAATGTTATGTATATCCTTTGAAGACCTTTTAATTTATATGTTAACAATGTTAAATTCTGGTCCCAATCAATTTGTTTATCATTGCACCCCGACTTGTAGAAATGAAAGATCCATATTGAGAGTTTGCTCTGCTGACTCTCCTGTCAATATCTTGTCTAACGCTGGTAATACAATAAGAGAGATCCATGAGACTGTTTGGGAGAAGTATGTTCAGCACTGTTAGTTGCTGAATCTGCTTAATTCTGCAGGTAGGATTTCACCCACAAAACTAACATTTGCAACATTGCCGACTATTACAGCTttctcaatatatttttttcagatcaCTGTTTGTTTCCCCTTGCATAGTTATGCAAATTAAGAAGTCTGTCATCCCATCATATTGGCTAAACCTTTTTCACTTTCCTCACTCGAGAGATCATTCTAGTCTCCAAGGAGCAGCAGAAAAGACCTTGTGTAATTTGTCCTCAAAATGTAGAAGGCTGGGTAACTGTAAATAGGCAATCTGCATGCGGCTGAGAGTATtgacacccttcatttgaaacttaAGTTAGTAATTATTTGTCAGCTATAACTCCCCACCCCCTCATTTTCCCTCTTCCTTAAAGGACATGAGCTATTTTCAATTCAATATTGTCAGTCACGTTGTATATATTCATACTAATACATGTTTTGCATGTGTGGTAAGTTCCAGGCTGACAAGAAAATTACGATCTAAAATGGTATGTGCGCTATACTTCCAGTAGGTGGCAGACTGCTCACTTACAGTGTTGAGGATACCAGGGAatggttctgtttttttttttttttttttttttttaatatatataaatgtattgtaaattggaatcccATCACCTTCTAGATTAAATATCCACCCGTGGTCTTTATTCTAGGTAGACTCGGTTTCCTTTCTCACACCACATATCCATCCAACTGGAATTCACAAagccactgaaaaaaaaaatgaaattctcTCTCAATACAAAATTGTTCCTGTTCTGTACTCCATAAAAATCCTTCCCCGCACACCCCCAACCTGATTTGTGTTGATGTAATTACTTTCATGCTGAGCTCACAGTTTGAGCCTCTGGTGACCCACACTGCAGTGGCATTTTATGCAACAGTTTCTCACACCAACAACGCGGCTGCTGACAGTGGGTACCAATGTAGCACTACAGTTTGTCCATAGTGTGAAAACGTTTTAAAGcctgatttctctttgtttcttttcctgaGAGACTCTGGGATTGCTTAGTACAGAAGGATATAAAAATGAAAGGTTTGATTGTATAGGAGAAAAGCCGCTCTGTAGGATTAACATGGACAGGTAGAGAGTAAATGCAATCCCAGAGACTGCCTCCAGCATATATACAGATTAAGAAGTCTTATTTCTTCCTTTCCCCCtgatttaataaacatttttattttaaattaagtctTCAAGCTTTTTGTCTTATTGCCCTAGATGCAATCAAGCTATTTTCTTTcaggtttgtttttagttttttttaattatctctATTTCCTGTATTCTGCCCTTAGGCTGTTCATTATTGTAACACAGTGCTGATTAATAAAATTAGCTACTTCTACCCTAAGAGCTTTGCACAATACATAAAAATGCAAGGCAAAAAGTATATGCTGTTCAGCAGGTCAATATCTGATTAGCAAGttggtgtttttatttctttaagcaTTATTCCTTTATAGTTTTTGCCTGAGGTTAGGAAAAATGGCAGTCGTTCTTTGGTAGCTATTCTCATTTTCGACATTCCTTTTCCCTTAAATTTGTGGACTATATGTTTTACTATATTCTTTTTCGGCCAAAGTGGTgacaacacactgcactgccaaAGCAATTCTGAAatggcattttatttataacataaggACAAAAGTGaatttaattacttttattcttgCATGAAGCAGTGCTAAAAAAGAGCAATTAGAAATAAAACCAGCCAGCGGTGCATGGTTCCAGTGCCCTGACTGAACTGCACTTAAACCTCTTCCTTCTCACCAGCTGCCTTTTACAATATTAGCGCCATCGTAAAATTGATCCTGCTGGTCCACTGTGGGCAGAACCCCATTAACACCTTAATGACATTCTGCTGCTCTGCTGAAATTGTGGAAAATGAAAGACCATCAGTCTTgagcggaaaaaaaaaaaaaaaaaaaaaaaaacaggcctgagcatgcatgtatgtttgtatgtatactgTATGCAATGtctatatataatttgaatgtgtgtatatgtatgtatatgtgtgtgtatatatatatatatatatgtatatatatgtatataaacaacAGCTCATGCTCAGAGGGAGAATGTTTAACATGCTTTGGTATTTGACTTCATTGTTCATGTTCAATGTTCAGCCAAGTAGGACTGGCATTCCCTGATCTGTTCTGCACTGTGGTTATAGCAGCAGTCTCTTTCAGTGGTCATGTGAGTGTGCTGTAGGTTGAGGATTGCTCAGGTCACGCACACGAATGAACAGTCTCCTACAGGAAGGCCAACAGGCGCCAAGCTGTGATGTGGTTTAAAAGTGAGTCGACATCTCTTTGAGTCCTGTCTGGATAGAGCACTATGGGATTTATTCTAGTGTAATGCACTGGTGTAATACAATGAGGCTGGCAACAaattagaaaatgtttttttaatcaccAACTGGCAAAATGACCCAGGAATTAAGTTTATGAAGACATTTACTAAAGTATGAGATAAATAATTCTGGAAATTCCCAGCAGGTTACACAAATTTGATTTGCAACAAATAAATTACCTAGAGGATTATATAAAAGGCATATTGAATTATCATCAAGTTTTATTGGTGCAAATCTGAGTGAAACAAATAATTTGCTATGGGTACATTGAATATTATTTGAACTGGGcagataaaacaaatgtaataatacTGTAAAGTTATTGTAATGCACTCTAAATACAACAGAGACTGTAGACAGATTTACTTATCAGTATGGGTTCAAATTGGAACGAAAGGAGTTGTATGCCTGGACTGTTGGCAACGTGTGGCAGTTGCACCATTGACGGAGACTGGCTTTGTAGCAAGGTAGATTGCTCCATTTTAGTTTTCTCTAGGGACAATATCCATGCAAACTAAGGGGCACTAAAGGAAATTGTTTTACTAGTAAACATGGTAAAttgatctaaaaaaaaaaagcaaccttGGAAGCTCACCTCATCTATCAAACGCAAAATCTCTTGTGAAATGTCAGGATTTTATAGAGAGGGATCTAGATGGGTCAGAAAAGAGCACTTATTCAATCCAGTATCCCAGGAGAGCATCCAGAGCACTGttatgaaagatgcattatataatGGGAGGTGTGTTCTCTGAGGATGTCCAGattttttcaattattaatttaatttgtctacatttgattatttaaatacttcccaacttaaaaaaaatcatgtgAACTGTGTATTTCCAAATATGTTAATGGTAGAAATGATTAGAACATAGGCTTCTTGTTATGAaggaatggatttttttttttttttttattcttcccccAGGTAATGACAAACTTGATTCTAAAGCTATGAACATGTAAGAGTCTCAGATCAAAACTGTGGCCATGTTAGAAAGTGATAGTAGGGAACAAGGAGTCATGGACCTGGAGAATAGCTTTGGGTTATAAGGGGCAAAAACTCAAGGAGGTGCAGAAAACTGTCCGGGAGAGGGACCTCTGACTTCCAGTGGGCGATAAAAACCTGTCAGTTAACCTGGGAGGAGCTCAGTGCTGTCCCACCTGGAACCAAGCCATCTGTTCTACTCAAGAGCCCAACTAAAGCTTCCAAGAGCAGTGCATCATGCCCTTGGCAGGTCCCCCTCTGAcgactctgtgctgtgttttaaACTTTTTATTATGCCAAGACTTTAAAACCTAGCTACAGCTAAGGACACAACGTTACCTACCTAACTGCAGTTCTGCCAAAGTGCTTGTGTTTTGTTAGACAGCATTAGAAATTACAGCTCTGATCAAAATGAGCTCATGCAGTACAACCCAAAAATCCTAAACTAACACAAGAAATTATTCAATTAGACTACAGCTTGATCTTCTAATGAATTGCTAATTTGTGTTATGATATGATGCTGTTATTCTAAGCATCTCCCCTATAGATGTGAACAAAGTGTAGGAGATCATGCTGATGTATAGTGAAAGATCATTTCTGGACTAAACACTTTCTGTAATCCGTTATTGATTTCCAAAGTCGTATAATGGCTCAAGAGTccctaaaaaataaatgaataaatgcatgaaATCTTTGCAATCCCTTCTGTGATAATGTGTGGAATAACTGCCCTTTGatggaattacatttttaaccaCGTTTGTTTTAAGCTTTTGCTATATGACAACAATTCCTAGAAACCATTAAAAACAATGAGACTGCTTCTCAAAACTGATGACTAATATGCACATTAACCTGCATGTTAACCTTCATGGATGAATGTGCATTGGAGTCTTTTGTTGAAGcttttctttcttgttctttttctttgacTGACAATTGATTTGTCCCTGAGGGTGACAGAAATGCAGGCAACCTAGATCCATAGAAACTGCTTAACTTAATAGTATTCTACACTGAAAACCAGTTCCTCACATAGAGAGTGATGACAGGTTATTGTCATGTTTAAGAGATGATATGGAATATATTCATGTACATAAAATTGACTCCTATTGCTAAACCTGTTATTAATGCAATCCTGGTTGTTCTATAAATCCTGTCCTGAAAATTCCTGTCTTATTTAGTGTCCCTTATACCTCCCCCTAGTATTCTAGTATTCCCCCCTACTatttggcccttgactgtgacctaacattttgtctgcactcagcttttacaatccaggatgtaagacctcatatattgtatacacttgtgtaaattggaatttgtaaaatgtattatgatttGAATTACATTgtaatatgtaaattggaatttgtaatgtttcatgccttgtactgaactgtatttttccactttgtattgcgcttatattttgtaagtcgccctggataagggcatctgctaagaaattattattattattattattattattattattattattattattattattattattattattaacattacatCTTCTCTATCTCCTCTCTTCGCCTGTACCTGGAAGAATGTCTGTCCCATCTGTCATTCTCCTTGGCCTACAAGGTAACCgctcttcttgtttttatcaggcattttctttaccTGAATATTTTAATCAGAACTTCATTGAAGAGAGAATGGTCAAGAACATGTCTCACTTTCCCCACCACGACAATAACGTGAACTAAAAAATAATGCTTAACAAGCACAGTGTAGGCCACAGTGAGTGCTGGCCctgataaataaaacaacccACAGTAATCCTTCAGCCTATAGTTCCAGTTTAATTGGGTCTGACTTGGTTATAATGTGGTGAGGAAGTGGGTACCTTAATTGGAATGATTTATTGCTTCTCACCCTGGAGGCCAGTTTCTTTGCAGGTGTTCTCCTCTCTTCAGTGAGGAGTGGCAGCCCTCCCTGCGGGTGTTTGCACCCCAAGATCCTGGAGGTATGCCAGTGGGCTGGAGACAAACTGAGGCCCATTCTTCAAGAGATGTAGGTGCAGTCTCTTCTTTTTCCCCTCCTTATGTTATCTGAAATCAAGGGCTCTCTAATCAGCAGAGCTGCCTTATCAGGGCAAGTCTGTTTAAAGTTaagaatgagaaaaaaataaaaaattgggtACTATTTTCCAGGTATTTAGACATTTTCTCGAAAATTGCAGTGCTTAACCTTTTGCCTTTATagtaattgaaaaataaataattacagcaAAATAAGGTGTATCTGTGACTGTACTTTAAGATGGAAGCAGTGATACATCTGTGTAAGAATAAACCAAAgccattataaataaatgagtgCTGTACATGATGATTTCACCACCTCTCCTGCATTTGCTATCTTGTTTTCAGAGCCTAGtacattatttgttttgcaCACATCTACGGAGGTAATAAACAtgaattaaatcatttttaCCTTTCATTACAGTGCATGTAAAATGAGCATCTGAGCCCGGGGTGTAGTTATTGTGCATTTTATTCTGCTTTTCTCAGTGTCCAATTTTTCGTCTCCACAAATTGATAGTGATAAAgtgataaaatataataaacccTATTTTTCTTTGCTTGAAGTATCTAAATATTTAAGACCATTTTGGATAtttcagaaagagagagacaaaccAGTTTTAACACTTTGCCTCC includes these proteins:
- the ccdc174 gene encoding coiled-coil domain-containing protein 174; translation: MDKKKKLYDVTAASLVDLKAELYRKQEAFKHEKLVKDAGAPLKTKVTNKKPTIWSKQNEGVTSRAQKDVEQTSEEENTLDKAKRRLEEKAKLYDQMTKGDFPDEETESLFLVDFTQKIIDQKKEVWARCEREATARNAEREEEESAVGDAPIPPPENPDEEWVDYVDALGRSRRCLKKDLPGFLKMDKELHGKRGETVGKTLLSEDMRRELQRQEWEREEEEAMKKPVGPLHYEDIREREARDLGVGYFAFAQDEALRQKQRDTLDMLRDQTMGQRTKREQLKDKRKALLEARLAKVRQRKMKKMKLDGTEEEVAAEDKEVEEEETIGPVPVPEPHSEELIPVSTRKKVEVEVQQRKDTKAGVPHVREWDRGKEFTFGQWSSRRREEREEEFAPPTEYFNDYKKPSLGLNWNKSKQKYIFQGSERQNSGSSGQFSPAAQSQSQTQSQTPPQQQSLDDLLAFYKQSS